Proteins encoded within one genomic window of Vanrija pseudolonga chromosome 3, complete sequence:
- the PIGS gene encoding GPI transamidase component PIG-S, with protein MSKSDPPEGGAPAATTPTADSVLAAINPPTRKRLLVALCFPLFVLLAAPYWWWATAIERLPLPAERIAALELTPTPDITTRILFTAGGGAFPTPPEGRANFPLRTKLQVLGQEVTKGVDGILAQKKPAERGQRRWELVYDGDAALRVHIAVSSAANASFPLEPYVSTAGSDSLPDGTLVVPVHPGQVSDLNLKRHYKIALINGIHNLLPPHLPGIPVRALAYRPNITLSFVLVNEDAADGSYVSGWDVEGALRDHFLPQITPLAPVFNFSIESQVLYHAPLTFEPDHAEGDGWRINDEQLKIFVSERWSLDSGSTNNPVLRFLIFVPSATHRPLHLGAENGDAFLIPQFGSAVLLNPPDGEAKAYRLTLDALDAPFAQFVEHFYQLLSIPARPSQVHVAPGDDDAGRGLASPLSPWQLDTVLRTRLAENTAEAKKTLASMVRLIAKIEEMKVGAGVRDKILGAVSKLEGLPATARANSPRAAFVLSRDAVALANEAFFDPSMMGLLYFPDQHKFAVYTPLFAPICVTMIAGLLRELRAWIKRRKARKAAAAAPAAGKSSTATSTATPAPNSARQRTVAATAEE; from the exons ATGTCCAAATCCGACCCACCAGAGGGCGGCGCCCCCGCCGCAACCACACCGACAGCCGACAGCGTGCTGGCGGCCATCAACCCGCCGACACGCAAGCGCCTGCTCGTGGCCCTGTGCTTTCCGCTCttcgtgctcctcgccgcgccgtactggtggtgggcgacggcgatcgAGCGGCTCCCGTTGCCGGCGGAGCGCATCGCAGCGCTTGAACTGACCCCC ACCCCCGACATCACAACCCGCATCCTCTTcacggccggcggcggcgcgttccCCACCCCGCCTGAAGGACGCGCCAACTTCCCCCTCCGCACCAAGCTCCAGGTGCTCGGGCAGGAAGTAACCAAGGGCGTGGACGGCATCCTCGCGCAGAAGaagcccgccgagcgcggaCAGCGGCGCTGGGAGCTCGTGTatgacggcgacgcggcgctgcgcgtgcacatcgccgtgtcgagcgccgccaacgccagcTTCCCGCTCGAGCCGTACGTCTCGACTGCGGGCTCGGACAGCCTGCCGGACGGGACGCTCGTCGTGCCTGTCCACCCGGGCCAAGTGTCCGACCTCAACCTGAAGC GCCACTACAAGATCGCACTGATCAACGGCATACACAACCTCCTGCCCCCGCACCTGCCTGGCATTCCCGTCCGCGCGCTAGCCTACAGGCCGAACATCACGCTCAGCTTTGTGCTCGTCAACGAGGATGCCGCGGACGGGAGCTACGTGAGCGGGTGGGATGTGGAGGGGGCGTTGCGGG ACCACTTCCTCCCCCAGATcacgcccctcgcccccgtgTTCAACTTCTCCATCGAGAGCCAGGTGCTCTACCACGCCCCGCTGACATTCGAGCCTGAtcacgccgagggcgacggctggcggatcaacgacgagcagctcaagaTCTTCGTCTCGGAGCGCTGGAGCCTGG ACTCGGGCAGCACCAACAACCCCGTCCTCCGCTTCCTCATCTTCGTACCCTCTGCCACGCACCGCCCgctgcacctcggcgccgaga ACGGCGACGCCTTCCTCATCCCGCAGTTCGGCTCGGCCGTGCTCCTCAACCcgcccgacggcgaggccaaggcgtaCCGCctgacgctcgacgcgctggacgCGCCGTTCGCCCAGTTCGTCGAGCACTTTTACCAGCTGCTCTCGATCCCCGCGCGGCCGTCACAGGTGCACGTTGcgcccggcgacgacgacgcggggcgcgggCTCGCGAGCCCCCTCTCGCCGTGGCAGCTCGACACGGTCCTCCGCACGCGCCTGGCAGAAAACACGGCCGAGGCGAAGAAGACGCTCGCGAGCATGGTCCGCCTCATCGCCAAAATCGAGGAGATgaaggtcggcgccggggtgcGCGACAagatcctcggcgcggtcagcaagctcgagggcctgccggccaccgcgcgcgcaaaCTCGCCCCGCGCAGCGTTCGTGCTATCacgcgacgcggtcgcgctTGCCAACGAGGCCTTCTTCGACCCGTCCATGATGGGCCTGCTCTACTTC CCCGATCAGCACAAATTCGCAGTATACACGCCCTTGTTCGCACCCATCTGTGTGACCATGATCGCCGGTCTCCTCCGCGAACTTCGGGCCTGGATCAAGCGTCGCAAGGCCCGCaaggcagcggcagcggccccCGCGGCGGGTAAGTCGTCAACGGCCACGTCAACGGCGACGCCAGCACCGAACAGTGCCAGGCAACGCACTGTTgctgccaccgccgaggagtAG